One genomic segment of Mastomys coucha isolate ucsf_1 unplaced genomic scaffold, UCSF_Mcou_1 pScaffold22, whole genome shotgun sequence includes these proteins:
- the Adgrg5 gene encoding adhesion G-protein coupled receptor G5: MDPHGALFFCLCLLAAQVVLVETVSDLLNLMKHLEQPKGRGLSSRARYIHRLEQMLLNVSFSGHNLTLQTNSIQSLVFKLSCDFPGLSLSSATLTNVSQAWAPHAMQFPAELTKAACVTSQPAELRLICIYFFTAHLFQDDRNSSLLNNYVLGAQLDHRPVNNLQKPVNISFWHNQSLEGYTVSCVFWKEGASKHSWGAWSPEGCYTEQPSATQVLCHCNHLTYFAVLMQLSGDPVPTELQGPLEYISLVGCSISVVASLLTILLYAHSRKQSDSTTRIHMNLHGSVLLLNVTFLLSSQMALPTVPRPVCMVLAATLHYTLLSSLTWMAIEGFNLYLLLGRVYNAYIHRYLLKLCMLGWGFPALLVLLLLVVKSSVYGPWVISFSKSQENATGFQNVSMCWVRSPTIHSILVMGYGGLTSLFNLVVLAWALWILCRLRAREKALNPWAYRDTVMVLGLTVLLGTTWALAFFSFSVFLLPQLFLFTIFNSLYGFFLFLWFCSQKRYSDAEAKAGMEAVSSSQMTH; this comes from the exons ATGGATCCACATGGGGCCCTTTTCTtctgcctgtgccttctggctgctCAAGTTGTCCTAGTAG AAACCGTGTCGGATCTACTGAACTTGATGAAGCACCTTGAGCAGCCCAAAGGCCGGGGCTTGTCTTCCAGAGCGAG GTATATCCACCGCCTGGAGCAGATGTTGCTCAATGTCAGCTTCAGTGGACACAACCTGACCTTGCAGACAAACTCCATCCAGTCTCTGGTCTTCAAGCTGAGCTGTGACTTTCCTGGTCTCTCCCTGTCCAGCGCCACACTGACAAATGTCTCCCAG GCATGGGCCCCGCATGCCATGCAGTTCCCTGCTGAGCTGACCAAGGCTGCCTGTGTGACCTCCCAGCCTGCAGAGCTTCGACTCATCTGTATCTATTTCTTCACTGCACACCTCTTTCAG GATGACCGGAACTCATCACTGCTCAATAACTATGTCCTGGGGGCGCAGCTGGATCACAGGCCTGTGAACAACCTTCAGAAGCCAGTCAACATCAGCTTCTGGCACAATCAGAGTCTG GAAGGGTACACAGTATCCTGTGTCTTCTGGAAAGAGGGAGCCAGCAAGCACAGCTGGGGGGCCTGGAGCCCCGAAGGCTGTTATACCGAGCAACCCTCAGCCACTCAGGTTCTCTGTCATTGCAACCACCTCACCTACTTCGCTGTGCTCATG CAGCTCTCTGGAGACCCGGTGCCCACTGAGTTGCAGGGGCCTCTTGAGTACATCTCCCTGGTGGGTTGCAGCATCTCCGTTGTGGCCTCACTGCTCACCATACTGCTGTATGCTCACTCTAG GAAGCAAAGCGATTCCACCACACGCATCCACATGAACTTGCATGGCTCCGTTCTGCTCCTGAATGTCACCTTCCTTCTGAGCTCCCAGATGGCCCTGCCCACAGTGCCCAGGCCAGTCTGCATGGTGCTGGCTGCCACTCTACACTACACACTGCTCAGCAGCCTTACCTGGATGGCCATCGAAGGCTTCAACCTCTACCTTCTCCTGGGGCGTGTCTACAACGCCTACATCCACCGATACTTGCTCAAGCTCTGCATGCTGGGCTGGG GGTTTCCAGCGCTCTTGGTGCTGCTGCTTCTGGTGGTCAAGAGCTCGGTGTATGGACCCTGGGTGATCTCATTCTCCAAAAGCCAGGAAAATGCTACAGGCTTCCAGAATGTGTCCAT GTGCTGGGTCCGAAGTCCCACGATACACAGCATTCTGGTCATGGGCTATGGTGGCCTCACATCTCTGTTCAACCTGGTGGTGCTGGCCTGGGCTCTGTGGATCTTGTGCAGGCTCCGGGCACGGGAGAAGGCACTGAATCCCTGGGCCTACCGGGACACTGTCATGGTGTTGGGCCTCACTGTGCTGCTGGGCACCACCTGGGCCCTGGCCTTCTTCTCCTTCAGTGTGTTCCTGCTGCCTCAGCTCTTCCTCTTCACCATCTTCAACTCGCTCTACG gtttcttcctcttcctgtggtTCTGCTCACAGAAGCGTTACTCAGATGCTGAAGCCAAGGCAGGGATGGAGGCAGTCAGCTCCTCCCAGATGACACACTAA